In a single window of the Suttonella indologenes genome:
- the cysE gene encoding serine O-acetyltransferase, with amino-acid sequence MLWWNLLREDFRTVFERDPATRSVWAVLSLHSGFWAVAAYRLQHAIWHSGWHWLARWLSLWSRWFTGVEIHPAVKAGRRLFIDHGMGIVIGETAELGDDVSIYQGVTLGGTSTALVQGKRHPTIGNNVIIGAGAKVLGAITVADNVRIGSNAVVVKPVPAYTTVVGIPAKVVASREEECKKFEAYAQGGDVVDPVLNAIEQLSQRIEVLEAENRALRAAVDKAHD; translated from the coding sequence ATGCTTTGGTGGAATTTATTGCGCGAGGATTTTCGCACGGTTTTTGAGCGCGATCCGGCGACGCGCAGCGTGTGGGCGGTTTTATCTTTGCACTCGGGTTTTTGGGCGGTGGCGGCGTATCGCCTGCAGCATGCGATCTGGCATAGTGGTTGGCATTGGCTGGCGCGTTGGTTGTCGCTCTGGAGCCGCTGGTTTACGGGGGTGGAGATTCATCCTGCGGTTAAAGCCGGCAGACGCCTGTTTATCGATCACGGCATGGGCATTGTGATTGGCGAGACGGCGGAATTAGGCGATGATGTCAGTATTTATCAAGGCGTTACCTTGGGCGGCACTTCTACCGCCTTGGTACAGGGCAAACGCCATCCCACGATTGGCAATAATGTGATTATCGGCGCCGGCGCGAAGGTGCTGGGCGCGATTACGGTTGCGGATAATGTGCGGATCGGGTCGAATGCGGTGGTGGTCAAGCCCGTACCTGCCTATACCACGGTGGTGGGTATTCCCGCCAAGGTGGTGGCGAGCCGCGAAGAAGAATGTAAGAAATTTGAAGCCTATGCGCAGGGCGGCGATGTGGTTGATCCGGTATTGAATGCGATTGAGCAGCTTAGTCAGAGAATCGAGGTGTTGGAGGCGGAGAATCGCGCTTTGCGCGCTGCCGTGGATAAAGCACATGACTGA
- a CDS encoding DUF2333 family protein, producing MSLKEQSIDGAKRVAHMYTPAAWKAHNWLWRIALLLGTLLALILVLMFWWSREPSEFSVEEAATAYIPADAKPVVGSYLVGTSIKTLDIMLNKPGGFLKNDVMPPGVLMDNIPQWEAGVLTLMRQTSLMLKDEFSRSQSQSTQPEMLAQANGALNIDFDKWMFPSAEDEYEKARQKLIQYAVELSDGNPNNAQFFARADNLANYFGLISRNLGDIAQRLSASVGDAVVAQSAAGEAIAKPNTVAVRQERTPRLKVDNNFYFARGYTWALLHQLRAIRHDFAVTLEQKTALASLDQIIAELEKAQKPVWSPIILNGRGFGFTANHSLVMASYISRVNAALIDIQALLRAG from the coding sequence ATGTCTTTGAAAGAACAATCGATTGACGGTGCAAAGCGTGTGGCGCATATGTACACACCCGCGGCATGGAAAGCGCATAATTGGCTGTGGCGGATTGCTTTGCTGTTGGGTACGCTCTTGGCGTTGATATTGGTACTGATGTTTTGGTGGAGCCGTGAGCCTAGCGAATTTTCGGTCGAAGAGGCGGCGACGGCTTACATTCCGGCGGATGCTAAACCGGTGGTGGGTTCTTATTTGGTCGGCACCAGTATCAAAACTTTAGATATTATGCTGAACAAACCGGGCGGATTTTTGAAAAACGATGTGATGCCGCCGGGCGTGCTGATGGATAATATCCCGCAATGGGAAGCCGGTGTGCTGACGCTGATGCGCCAAACCAGTTTGATGTTGAAGGACGAATTTAGCCGCTCGCAATCGCAGTCGACGCAGCCGGAAATGTTGGCGCAGGCTAATGGCGCGCTGAATATCGATTTTGACAAATGGATGTTCCCCAGTGCCGAAGACGAGTATGAAAAAGCGCGGCAGAAATTAATCCAATATGCGGTGGAGTTGAGCGACGGCAATCCGAATAATGCCCAATTCTTTGCCCGTGCGGATAATTTGGCAAATTATTTCGGCTTGATATCGCGTAATTTGGGTGATATTGCCCAGCGTTTGTCGGCAAGCGTGGGCGATGCGGTGGTCGCGCAAAGCGCCGCAGGCGAGGCAATCGCCAAGCCGAATACGGTGGCGGTGCGTCAAGAGCGAACGCCGCGCTTGAAGGTGGATAACAATTTCTATTTTGCGCGCGGCTACACATGGGCGCTGCTGCATCAATTGCGCGCCATCCGTCATGATTTTGCCGTGACACTGGAGCAGAAAACCGCTTTGGCTTCTTTGGATCAAATCATTGCCGAATTGGAGAAAGCGCAAAAACCGGTTTGGAGTCCGATCATTTTAAATGGGCGCGGTTTCGGCTTTACCGCCAATCATTCATTGGTCATGGCATCGTATATCTCGCGTGTGAACGCCGCTTTGATTGATATTCAAGCTTTGCTGCGGGCGGGATAA
- a CDS encoding HesB/IscA family protein, giving the protein MIYLSEAAQQRVRRFVAKQAGAIGVRVAVKRSGCSGYGYDIEVIEGLAEKDVVFAYPEFQVAVAEADLPLLQNLQIDVKKNGLNESFSFDNPQAQSTCGCGTSFSI; this is encoded by the coding sequence ATGATTTATTTGAGTGAGGCAGCGCAGCAGCGCGTGCGCCGCTTTGTGGCGAAGCAGGCGGGCGCGATTGGCGTGCGTGTGGCGGTGAAGCGTTCCGGCTGTTCTGGCTATGGCTATGATATCGAAGTGATTGAGGGCTTGGCGGAAAAGGATGTGGTGTTCGCTTATCCCGAATTTCAGGTGGCGGTGGCGGAGGCGGATTTGCCGCTGTTGCAGAATTTACAGATTGATGTGAAAAAAAACGGTTTGAACGAAAGTTTTAGTTTCGATAATCCGCAGGCGCAGAGCACTTGCGGCTGCGGTACGAGTTTTAGCATATAA
- a CDS encoding cysteine desulfurase family protein: MTDWAYFDYSASTPPDARVLARFQECAQRYFANSGAAHDLGLAAKRIVEQSRQEFAQAIGAQAAEIVFTSGATEADNLALKGACLYQGAKNPRLISLQSEHKAVIDTAGALAAAGVAVEFLPVQTSGLLDLALLEQALQAKPTTLVSVMAVNNETGVVQPLAAIAQLAHRYGAKLHVDAAQALGKMAVDVRAWDADAVSFSGHKVYAPQGIGALYVRRMPKMRLAAQLHGGGQERSRRSGTLPLPLIAAFAQAVQLSAQELPSRSALVRAYAEKLLAALPAVMQHNGNRDWDFALEKGGALPHILSIDTARPAAEVLAAANAAKLALSAGSACQSAADEGSHVLQAMGLQAAANRSIRISLSHLTQAAEIERLVQFLQELR, translated from the coding sequence ATGACTGATTGGGCGTATTTTGATTACAGTGCCAGCACGCCGCCGGATGCGCGCGTTTTGGCGAGATTTCAAGAGTGTGCGCAGCGTTATTTTGCCAACAGCGGTGCGGCGCATGATTTGGGTTTGGCGGCGAAGCGGATTGTCGAGCAGTCGCGGCAGGAATTTGCACAGGCAATCGGCGCGCAGGCGGCGGAAATTGTGTTTACCAGCGGCGCGACGGAGGCGGATAATTTGGCTTTAAAAGGCGCCTGTCTGTATCAGGGGGCGAAAAATCCGCGCCTGATTAGCCTGCAAAGCGAGCATAAAGCTGTGATTGATACTGCCGGTGCATTGGCGGCAGCGGGTGTGGCGGTGGAATTTCTGCCCGTTCAAACAAGCGGTTTGCTGGATTTGGCATTGCTGGAACAGGCATTGCAAGCCAAGCCGACGACATTGGTCAGCGTGATGGCGGTCAATAATGAAACCGGTGTGGTGCAGCCTTTGGCGGCGATTGCGCAATTGGCGCATCGTTATGGGGCGAAATTGCATGTCGATGCGGCGCAGGCTTTGGGCAAAATGGCGGTCGATGTGCGGGCTTGGGATGCGGATGCGGTGAGTTTTTCGGGACATAAAGTCTATGCGCCGCAGGGAATCGGGGCTTTGTATGTGCGGCGTATGCCGAAAATGCGTCTGGCGGCGCAATTGCATGGCGGCGGTCAGGAACGTTCGAGACGTTCCGGCACTTTGCCCTTGCCTTTGATTGCCGCTTTTGCGCAGGCGGTGCAGTTGTCGGCGCAGGAATTGCCTTCGCGCAGCGCGCTTGTGCGTGCTTATGCCGAAAAATTATTAGCCGCTCTGCCTGCTGTTATGCAACATAATGGTAATCGCGATTGGGATTTTGCTCTTGAAAAGGGCGGTGCGTTGCCGCATATTTTGAGCATTGATACGGCGCGTCCTGCGGCGGAAGTCTTGGCGGCGGCAAATGCGGCGAAATTGGCATTGTCGGCAGGTTCGGCTTGTCAATCGGCAGCAGATGAGGGTTCGCATGTTTTGCAGGCAATGGGTTTGCAGGCGGCAGCGAATCGTTCAATCCGTATTAGTCTTTCGCATTTGACGCAGGCGGCGGAAATCGAGCGTTTGGTGCAATTTTTGCAGGAGTTGAGATGA